The genomic region TGGGCGAATCGGCATAGCTGTAGTCGGCTACGGTCTTCGGTCCCTGATTTGAGGGAATTTCTCCCCGTGTGGCCGCGATGGTCACCAGCTTTACACCTACGCGTTTTTCTTCGCCACCCCAGAAACGGGCCGGGGCGTGCTTGAGGCTGCCCCACATTTCCATCGGGCCGTAGGCGTCCAGCATCTCGAAGCCGGGGAAGATGAGAACCCCGACGGTTATCTGACTGGAAACCTTGCCTGGGTGAACCTCATACATGACCTGCTCCTCTGATTGGGGTGACTGCACGCGCGCCGGAACGGAAAGGGCGGATGCGAGCAACATGAACGCGAGAGCAAGACACTGCAAAGGGAGATATTTCATTTGGCTCTCCTAAGTGTTAACGCCATGCGCCGGAACGGAATCTGTTCCGGTACTGGCCGGGGGTAATGCCGAAGCGGCGCGAAAATGTCAGGCGGAAGTGTTCACCGGACTGGAAACCACACTCCCGGGCGATGGTTTCCAGTGCCTGCGCTGTTTCCTCCAGGCGTTTCACAGCTGCTTCAAGGCGAATATTTTCAATGAAATGGGCCGGAGTCTCGCCTGTTTCGCGTTTGAAGACTCTGGCGAAGTTGCGCGGGCTCATGGCCGCGTGTCTGGCTATGTCCTCGTTGCACAGCGGGTGCTGATAGTTGTCGCGCAGCCACTGGATCGTCGAGGCCAGTGTGCCGCCCTCGTGAATCTGCGCCAGAAGGGTTGTGCTGAACTGCGATTGTCCACCCGGACGCTTGAGGTAGAGCACAAGCACTCTCGCCACGTTCAGCGCCAGATCGCGCCCAAAGTCCTCCTCCAGCAGGGCCAATGCCAGATCAATGCCCGCCGTCACCCCGGCCGAGGTATAGACGGGACCGTCCTTCACATGCAGGGCGTCAGCCTGGACATCAGTATTTGGAGAAAAGGCGCGTAGTTCCTCAAGCATGAGCCAGTGGGTAGTGGCTCGGCGGCCTTCCAGCAGCCCTGCGCGCGCCAAAATGAAGGCTCCTGTGCAAATGGAGCAAACGCGCCGCGCAAGGGGCGCAGCCTCGGCCAGCCAGTCCACCAGCGCCTGCGGAGCCTGCCTGGCCACGGGGCCGCCCGCCACCAGCAAGGTGTCAATGCCGCTGCACTGGCCCAATGCGGCATCAGTCAGCAGACGGACGCCGGAGGCGGCCCGCACCACCGCGTCACTGCTCTCGCCAGCGACCTGGATGCGGTACAACGGTTCCACGCCGCCGGACTGCGCATGCAGAGCGTTGGCTGCGGAAAACACGCTCAAGGGGCCCGTGATATCGAGGACTTCCGCACCGTCATGGACAGCCATGACGACGAGGCGTGGGGCAGTTGAACAACCGTCGGTGGGGCAATGCTCGCTTTTCATGGCCGTACCCTAGGCCAGAGCATGATATGGCACAATGACATTAATAGTGATATTCCGGCCAACATGGCCTGACTGCTTATGGGCTCCAGGTGGAATCACGCTCTGGCGGGGCTGGCCTTAACGTTTTAAAAGGGATTCCCTTCCACGGGCGCATGGCGATGCAGGTAATGCCGCCCCCGTTGACGACGACAAACAAAAAAGCCCGGCGCGTTGTACACGCGCCGGGCTTTTGAGCATTTTGGGCAGGAGATGGAGTGCGGCCAGAGCAGATGCCTTTGAAATGTGGTGATGCCCGGAAGGCTCAGTGTAATGACCCCCCCGCCTGAACCAGAAAACCCTTTGTATTACACTGCAATACCATAAGAGTTTTAGGGGGTGGGGGTGTGGGGGAGGAGACCCTTTTGCAAAAGGGTCCCTCCCCCACAAAGCCTTTCACCATAACAGTGCATTACTTTATTCCTGCACATCATCCTCTGGCGTGGCGTCCTGCGGGGCTTCGCCGTCCAGGCCCAGGCGGGCCAGTCGTGCGGCCTCCTGCTTGCGTTCGCGCGTGCCCAGGGGCTTGCGTGACTCAAAGTCCTGGCTGCGTTGCTGCTGGCGGGCAAAGACCAGAAATCCCGTATGCGCATTCATGCGGTCTTCAGGCCGCAGGCGGTCAGCAATGGGCTTCCAGCGGCGGATGAGAATCTCGCAGACTTCCACATCGGCAAAGGGACCGCGTTCAAGGCCGAGCAAAAGCTTGCTGACCTGATCCACGGTGGGCAGCAGAAAGCCGAAGCTTGCGCCGGGGCGCACGGCCGCCACCGCGTGGTCGAGGTATTCCCAGGGGGTGCGTACGTCCAGAAAGAGGGCGTCCGCGCCGGTGACGGCAAAGCCATCGGCCACGTCGCGGTTGTGAAGCTCCACGTTGTCGCCCACGCCCGCCCATTCAAGGTTTTTGCGGGCCAGAGCCATGAATTCCTCGCGCGCCTCATGGCTGACAACGCGCCCGGTGGGGCCGCAGAACCATGAAAGACCGGTGGTCAGGCCGCCGGAACCACAGCCGGCCTCAATGATGGTGCGGCCGGGGCCAGCGCCAAGACGCAGGCAGATGTAAGCGATATCCTTGGGATAGATAATCTGCGTCTGGCGTTTGAGGGTCTTGAGGCGGTCATAAAGGGTGGCTTCCATTACCTGTATGGGCACCTGCTGATTGGTGTACACCACACTGCCGAAATCGCAGGTGGTCACATCAGAGGCCAACAGGGTGCCGTCGTTGCTGTGCCAGTTCTGGTCTTCGACCAGGCGTTTGGTGTAGCGGCGGCCCTTGGGCGTCACGTAAACAACAAGAGAACCATAGGGAATCATGCATTTCCTTTGTGTTGCGGCGTTGGCGCGCCGTAGCGTGAGAAGGGGCCGGTTGTCCGGCCCCTGGTGTTAAAAATCAGGCCAAAAAATCAGAACATCTGGCGCATGAGGTCTTCGCCGCCCTGCGAGGTGTCCACCACGCTGTCGTCCCCGGTGGAGGGGGCCGTGGCCGAAGCGCCCTCAATGGGCATGTCGGAGCGGAAGGCGAGACCGTCCCTCATGACAATGCCCTCCGGCATGACGAAGTCGTCGGCAGGGTAGCGGTTTTCCACTTCCACGCGATAGGTGCGGAAGATGGGTGCGGCGGTGCGCCCGCCCTGTTCAAGGCGGCCCAGGCTCTGCAACTGGTCGTAGCCCACGTAGATGCCCGTGACCAGATGGGGAGAAAAGCCCACAAACCAGGCATCGTGCTCTTCGTTGGTGGTGCCGGTTTTTCC from Desulfovibrio sp. harbors:
- a CDS encoding GlxA family transcriptional regulator, with product MKSEHCPTDGCSTAPRLVVMAVHDGAEVLDITGPLSVFSAANALHAQSGGVEPLYRIQVAGESSDAVVRAASGVRLLTDAALGQCSGIDTLLVAGGPVARQAPQALVDWLAEAAPLARRVCSICTGAFILARAGLLEGRRATTHWLMLEELRAFSPNTDVQADALHVKDGPVYTSAGVTAGIDLALALLEEDFGRDLALNVARVLVLYLKRPGGQSQFSTTLLAQIHEGGTLASTIQWLRDNYQHPLCNEDIARHAAMSPRNFARVFKRETGETPAHFIENIRLEAAVKRLEETAQALETIARECGFQSGEHFRLTFSRRFGITPGQYRNRFRSGAWR
- a CDS encoding tRNA (adenine-N1)-methyltransferase; the protein is MIPYGSLVVYVTPKGRRYTKRLVEDQNWHSNDGTLLASDVTTCDFGSVVYTNQQVPIQVMEATLYDRLKTLKRQTQIIYPKDIAYICLRLGAGPGRTIIEAGCGSGGLTTGLSWFCGPTGRVVSHEAREEFMALARKNLEWAGVGDNVELHNRDVADGFAVTGADALFLDVRTPWEYLDHAVAAVRPGASFGFLLPTVDQVSKLLLGLERGPFADVEVCEILIRRWKPIADRLRPEDRMNAHTGFLVFARQQQRSQDFESRKPLGTRERKQEAARLARLGLDGEAPQDATPEDDVQE